Genomic window (Alkalilimnicola sp. S0819):
GGATGCGGCCGAACTCGGCCTGGAAGTCCTCCACGGCGCGGGCCGCCTCGGCGCTCTGCCGTCGCCCTCCGTTCAGCCCCTCGGCGGTTTCCGTGCTGCGCTGGCCCAGCGCCGAGAGAATGGACTGCCCCTCTCGCAGGTGCTCAACGCTATCGGTGGCTTGCAGGCACAACCGCCTTGCCCGCTCCGCGCTCTCGCGCGTATGGCCGGCGAAATCCTCCAGAAAGGTCACCCGCTCCCGCGAGGCGTGGTTGACCTGGCTGGCGTTCTCACGCACCTCGGTAGCCAGATCCAGCAATTGCGCTGACCCGCCGCCGGCGCGCCCCCCCACCTGGGACCGTCGGGTGGCCTCCAAGTCCCGCTCATACGCCGCCGCCAGCGCGGCGCTATGGCGGGTCGCGGAACCCGCGGCGAAGCTGGCCACCGCGAAGGGCACCAGCATGGTCAGCATGAACTGCCAGGAACTCCAGGGCTGGTCACCGAAGAGCGCATCCCATTGGTTGATCAAGGTGAGCAAAGGGCCCACGACCAACGCAACCACCAGCGCCTTGCGCAACCCGGCCAGGCGCGGTGATGACACGGCTGTCTTGGCCATTGTTCGGCCTCCTCGTTATTCGTTGTGGTTTGCATTGTGGACCGATCGCTCCAATAATGCACGCATGAGCGCTGGAAGACCAAGAGCCTTCGACACCGAGCGCGCCCTGCAAGCCGCCACGAATGTGTTCTGGCAGCTGGGCTACGAGGCGAGCTCCCTGCAGACCCTGTTGCGGCAGACGGGCCTGTCCAAGAGCAGTTTTTATCAAGCCTTTGGCAGCAAGCAGGGCTTGTTCGCCCGCTGCCTGGACGACTACACCCGCTCCTCGGCGGGCGAGCTGAAATGGCGCCTGGCCGAAGCCGCCAGCGCCCGGGATTTTCTCGAGCAGACCTTCCTCGGCGTCGCCGCCACCGCCGGTGACCCGCAGGGCCAGCGCGGCTGCCTGCTGTTGAATGCCGCGAGCGAGTTCGGCCAACTCGACCCCGCCGTTTCGAGGCTGGTGGATCAGGGCATGAAGCGCATGCTTGGGGTGTTCCGCGCCGCCGTGGAGCGAGCCCAGGCCGAAGGCAGCGTGGACCCCGCCGAAGATCCCGAAGCGCTGGCGGATTACCTGGTGGCGGGCATGAGCGGGCTGCGCACCTTGATCAAGAGCGGCGTCGACCGGGCTCGCGCACAAACGCTGGCCCGGCACCTGTTGCGCAATCTGGCCTGACATCTTTCGGCACAATCAGGACCGACTGGCCCAAGGCTTGAGCCAAGACCACCAAGAAGCCGGCAATGACGAACCCCCGGCGATGACCTAACCTCGGCGGTAAAGCCCCTTCTGCTCCGGAGAATCCAGACCCGCCTTAGCGAGTCGCGGCGCGGGCAAAGCCCGCCAGAGCCGCCTCCACCTTGGCCAGTGCGTCTGCGCAGCCCGCCACACCATGGCGATACGCCAGATACTCCGGCTCGTTGTAGGCCAGCCAGACCACGCCCTCGGCGTCCTCCCAGATCAAGGCCTTCTGGGGCAGGTCGATGGCAACCGTCTGACTGCACCGCATCAACGGCGTGCCCACCCGGGGGTTGCCGAAGATCACCAGGCGCGTCGGGCGCAGCTCCTTGCCGACCCGACGCGCGTTGGCGGCATGATCGACCTGCGCCATCACGGTCATGCCCTTCTCCTCCAGCGCCTGCACCAGACGCTGCGCCGTACGCTCCACGGAATACCGGCTTTGCGTCCTCACCAAGCCATCACCGGCCGCCATGAGCGGGGCGGCCGCGAGCAACAGGCTGACAAACAGCATCATTCTTCGCATGACCAAGCCCTTTGTGTCGGGACGCAAGCTCTCGATCAGGGCCGTGCAGGCCCACCCGCAAGATCGGCCATTCGTGTCAACACGCACACGGCCTCATTCGCCCATCACCACACCCGCCTCGCGCATCCGCCTTCTCGCCTGCAAGCCCCCTTCGGGGGTGATCGGCCGGGTAGCCTCATCGATGAGCACCACCTCGAAGCCCTCCCGGCGGGCATCCAGCGCACTGGCCAGCACGCAGACATCCTCCGCCAGGCCACCCAGGTACAGCCGATGCACGCCATCATCGCGCAACCGCTGGGCGAGCCCCGTGTCGTCGAAGGCGGAATTCTGGTCGCGGTCGAAGCGCTCCCCCTTGGTGATCAGCACCGCGTCCTCGGGCAGGCGCAGATCGGGATGAAAGTCGGCGCCGGGGCTGTTCTGCAGACAATGGCTCGGCCAGGGGCCTTCCCGCGACTCGAAGCTCACATGCTCGGCCGGGTGCCAGCAGCGCGAGGCGTAGATCGGCACCCCGGCCTGACGGGCGGCGTCGATCCAGCGGTTGAGCACGGGCACCACCGCGTCACCCCCGGGAATGGGCAGGGAGCCGCCGGGGCAGAAATCGTTCTGCACATCGACCAATAACAGGGCATCGCCCGCCTGAAGTTTCGGCACGGCTTTTGCCATGGTTCACCTCCGCTCGGTCAGCTCCCCCGCAGTTTTTCCTCCACCGCCTGGTGATACGCGGCCAGTCGCTCACTCACCGCTACCGGGTAGGGGCTTTCGGCCGGCGCGATGCCCCGCACGGGCGCCGGCAACCGCGCCAAGGCTTCCCGGGCGTGCTCGCGGGCGGCCTCCAGCGACACCCGCCCGGCGGCCAGACGTTCGCCATCCCGCATCACCGGGGCCAGCAGGGGCTCGCCTGGGAGGGTTTCATCGGCGCGGGCGATCACATCCCGCGCCGCCTCGTCCGCTTCGAGCTGGCGGAAAACCTGCTTGCGTCCGGGCAAGATGGGTTTGCCCGGGCTGAGCTTCAAGCGGCCTTCACCGGCGTATTCGCAAAGCTTGTAGACGATGTCCAGATCCGGCGCATCCGGCGCCACCCCCATGCTCGTGCCCACCCCGTAGCCGTCGATGGGCGCGCCCGCCGCCCGCAGCTCGGCGATGGCCCATTCGTCCAGCCCGCCGCTGACGATCACCTTCACCCGGCCCAGGCCCGCCCGGTCCAGCCGCGCCCGGGTCTCGCGGGCGAGGGCGTCCAGCTCGCCGGAGTCCAGGCGCACACCGCTTACCCGAAAATCCTCGCTCAGCTCCCGGGCGAGCGCGATCACCCGGTCCACGCCGGCCAGCGTGTCGTAGGTATCCACCAGCAGCACCGTATCCGGGTACCGGCGGGTAAAGGCCCGAAAGGCGGCTGCCTCGTCATCGTGGGCCTGGATGTAGCTGTGCGCCATGGTGCCCGCCACCGGCACGCCGTAGCGCTCGCCGGCGAGCAGATTGGAGGTGGCCGACACCCCGGCGATGTGGAAGGCGCGGGCGGCCTTGAGCGCGGCGTCCACGCCGTGGGTGCGGCGCGCACCGAAATCGATCACCGGCCGACCCCGCG
Coding sequences:
- a CDS encoding nicotinamidase; translation: MAKAVPKLQAGDALLLVDVQNDFCPGGSLPIPGGDAVVPVLNRWIDAARQAGVPIYASRCWHPAEHVSFESREGPWPSHCLQNSPGADFHPDLRLPEDAVLITKGERFDRDQNSAFDDTGLAQRLRDDGVHRLYLGGLAEDVCVLASALDARREGFEVVLIDEATRPITPEGGLQARRRMREAGVVMGE
- a CDS encoding TetR/AcrR family transcriptional regulator; this translates as MSAGRPRAFDTERALQAATNVFWQLGYEASSLQTLLRQTGLSKSSFYQAFGSKQGLFARCLDDYTRSSAGELKWRLAEAASARDFLEQTFLGVAATAGDPQGQRGCLLLNAASEFGQLDPAVSRLVDQGMKRMLGVFRAAVERAQAEGSVDPAEDPEALADYLVAGMSGLRTLIKSGVDRARAQTLARHLLRNLA
- a CDS encoding DUF302 domain-containing protein, producing MRRMMLFVSLLLAAAPLMAAGDGLVRTQSRYSVERTAQRLVQALEEKGMTVMAQVDHAANARRVGKELRPTRLVIFGNPRVGTPLMRCSQTVAIDLPQKALIWEDAEGVVWLAYNEPEYLAYRHGVAGCADALAKVEAALAGFARAATR
- a CDS encoding methyl-accepting chemotaxis protein, whose product is MAKTAVSSPRLAGLRKALVVALVVGPLLTLINQWDALFGDQPWSSWQFMLTMLVPFAVASFAAGSATRHSAALAAAYERDLEATRRSQVGGRAGGGSAQLLDLATEVRENASQVNHASRERVTFLEDFAGHTRESAERARRLCLQATDSVEHLREGQSILSALGQRSTETAEGLNGGRRQSAEAARAVEDFQAEFGRIHDLAGSIREISGQTNLLALNARIEAARAGDAGRGFAVVANEVNDLAARTDEAVEEIAGVLDKVAQSAGDVVARVAHLGESLETWADGAAEAEREIRAVREMIGGAEGAAAASLEHAEGQEQDMERMLAQVEQLLLDTQRAVEGSATNMRLAGELAEAARRT
- a CDS encoding nicotinate phosphoribosyltransferase, translated to MTRREASPTIPALFTDLYELTMAQACLAEGLTGQAVFSLFVRRLPPSRNYLLACGLETVLDYLQRLRFTEPELAYLASLGRFSDAFLDWLRGFRFTGTVHAVAEGTPVFANEPILELSAALPQAQLVETCVMNQIHVQTVLGSKAQRMVSAARGRPVIDFGARRTHGVDAALKAARAFHIAGVSATSNLLAGERYGVPVAGTMAHSYIQAHDDEAAAFRAFTRRYPDTVLLVDTYDTLAGVDRVIALARELSEDFRVSGVRLDSGELDALARETRARLDRAGLGRVKVIVSGGLDEWAIAELRAAGAPIDGYGVGTSMGVAPDAPDLDIVYKLCEYAGEGRLKLSPGKPILPGRKQVFRQLEADEAARDVIARADETLPGEPLLAPVMRDGERLAAGRVSLEAAREHAREALARLPAPVRGIAPAESPYPVAVSERLAAYHQAVEEKLRGS